The DNA region GCATGACTGTCGCCATCATGATTTTATCCAACGGCTTACTTGTTGAGAGCATTGGAGACACACCTGCATTACTCTTCATTCACATTACCGGACTCATGGGTGCACTATTGCTGTTTTATAGCAACAAAGGTAGTTGGACCACTTTAAAAGGTATTCCTTTTTTCTATCTCTTAGGTGGTGTCACCGGTGTTGCCTCTGTCTATTTCACCAACTTAGCTTTCTTATCGATCGGTGCGACTGTCACCTTGATGCTAAGTCTTGTAGGCAGAATCGTCACTTCAACCATTATCGATCATTATGGCTTAATGGGAATGAAAAAATATCCCTTTGTTCCTTTGAAGCTTTTAGGGTTAGCACTGATTAGTGTGGGTGCTCTATTTTTAATTATGTTCTAAACGGAGGTGTTCTATGATTTTTTTTGTTGCCTTACTTACAGGTGTTTCAATCGTTATTGCCATGGTTCAGAATGCTAAACTTGCAGACTATATCGGTATCAAACAATGCACGGTTATGAACTATGTCACTGGACTTACGACTGTAACTTTCATTTTTATTATTCTAGGTGCGTCTTTGGGATTCATATCTAAATTATCCTCGACGCATGCCCTTGCTTACTTCGGTGGTCTAATGGGTATTATCGTAGTGACCACTTCAACCGTTATCATCCGTAAACTCTCAATCATTGCTGCTACGATGTTGATGTATGCCGGACAACTTATGATGGGGATTTTTATTGACTATCTAAGAGATATTGATTTGTCCCTTGGTAAAATATTCGGCTGTATATTAATCATAGCCGGTGTCTACTTTAATACCCTAGTGGATCAAAGGTTAGCTAAAATTCCTCGTGTCGAGAATACCTCAATGCCCATGGATCTATAAATCAAATAAAAACCAGCAATCTATGCTGGTTTTCTTATGCCGTTTTTACTTTTTTTAGATACTCATAAGCCTCATTAATCTCAACAATTCTTTGATTAGCATATTGCTTGTAATCCTCCGGCATGCCATCAGAAGACATCTTATCCGGGTGATGTTCTTTGGCCAACTTTCTATATGCTTTTTTTATCTCCATCAAATCGGCTTTTTCTGAAACACCTAGGACTTTACTATATTTACTTACTAAGTCAACTGAACTTGCACGACTACGGTCAGCATAACCATTGTAGCTGTCATAGCCATAACTTTGTTGTCGGGCATTTTGACTGAAGTACCTCTTAATGCTCATATATTCGTATTCCGTTAAGCCCAGTTCTGCTAATATCTTAACCAATAATTTTTCATCAGAGTCTGTCATCTTTTGATCATGCATCACAAGTGAGACTAAAAGATAACTGATGGACAGAACCACATCTCGTCTATTATGATAGGTTCGAACAACTCTTGCAAATTCAACATAAGCTTCAGGATGATCTTTTCCATAGTTGAAGGCTTTCTCATAAGCATTAAACTCGGAGCCGGTTATTCTAAAATTCATGGCTATGTATTGCCTGATAATCTGAATTTCCTTTGTACTGACATGACCATCGGATTTTGCAACTATAGCCGCAAGTCCCATTATAGAAGCCACAACCGGATTAAGGCCTGCAAATGCCGGTTCATCTTTTAAATAACTTTTAAATTTCGGGATTTTCCTAGGTATCAATAAGACAATAAAAATCATCCAAGGAAAGAAGAAAGTTGCGATACCCCATAGCATGCCATTTCTACCCTTTGCTGTCATAATCATAATGACAATGATGGCCAATACTAAGTTGAATATAAGTGTCATCAATGAAAATCCCAAACTTAAGATACCACTAATTATTCCTGTCAATACTTGAATCATTCTATTCACTCCAAACTTGTTAATGTCATTATTATAGTATGCTAACTATCTAATTGCCATTAAAATTCTATTAAAATAAGCTTGACCTTAGTCTCTGTATAAAAGTTTTATATACTTTTACTTAGTCACCGCTTCATTGAATCCTTTTTTCTGCTTTAATTGCTTTGATTTTGTTTTTGATTTTTTCTTAACCGAATAGCCGAAGGTGCCCAGCTTCTCTCCAAGACTATAATAAACACCATGGGAGTATGCAAATAACTTTGCAGCATCGAGGTGAAATTTGCCCTGCCCATCCATTAGCTTTTCATCAACGTAGACGCTCAGAATTTTCGCGATAAACATATCATGGGAGCCTAGTTTTTTAATTTCAACCACCTCACATATTATATTTACCGGACTTTCTTCTATAAGCGGTGCTTGTACTTCCTCAGTCTGAATCAAATTTAATTTCATTTTCTTGATTTTATTTTCATTTTTTCCTGATCGCACACCGCAATAATCCGTTGCTCTAAGAAGTGCCTCTGTTGTCAGGTTAATCACAAACGCCTTATTCCTTTTTATAATCTCATAGGAATGGCGCTCAGGTTTTATTGAAATGTAGGTCATTGGTGGATTGGTACAGATGGTACCCGTCCATGCTACTGTAATGATGTTGTGTTCCTCTTCGTCTTTTCCACAACTTACCATAACTGCCGGTAAGGGATAGATCATATTTCCAGGTTTCCATTTTATTTTTCCCATGATGCATACCTCCATCTTATGTTAACTGGTCCAATTGAACTGTATCCTTCCTACAAAAAACTTCTAGTACCTATAGAATCCTACCTAGGTACAATTAAAACCTCACTATACAACGAAATAATATAATTATTCCTAGTTGACATTTGTTATCATTTAGTACATACTATAAATAACAATCAATCGTGCACGACACACTATAAAAACATTAACGAGGTGATATTATGAGTCAAAATGATAACAAAGAATATGGATCAACAAAAACAGAAGCGTGGGCCGATTCAAAAGAATTCGATCCAGAGACAAATGTTAATCAACCTAGTATTGATGCGGTAGAAGATGCCAAAGAATGGGTTGAGGAAAATGAAAAATAGTACTTGAAAGCCACTGATACACTTTAAATCAGTGGCTTTTTTTATTTTTTTTAATTTCAAACCTATTTTCTAAGATCCAACATTGACTCAATCGTCTCTAGATCTTCATCTTCCATATAGGTGATGATGATATTTAGAGCGTATCCTTTTGAAAGGGTCACATAATGGACCTGATAAATAACCATATACCCAAGATCAATAGTCGCTCGGCTTCTTGTAAATGTTTTTTCTTGTATATTCACCGTATCCATCGTTTCCTCAAATACAATGGTCTCTCCAAGATGTTCAATCCCAGCCCGGGCTTGTTCCAAATACGCCCCGCTACTATCAATATCCTTCATCTCATCCAAGCGCTCTGCAGATATATAGAGATTAGGATTCATGGCAACCACTTCGTCAAAGGGATACTTAAACACCCCTAGCAGGTTAAGTATTTCAAACCCCGTCAAATCATAAGTCGCGTCTGATTCAGATGCTATAGCTTCTCCTGTTTGCATCAGCCGCATCATTTCTTCCTCAGATAGAACAATCCATGACTCCGGCAAATCCAGTTCTAAGTCAAAAAAGTTATTTTCATATTGGCCTTCTGTGATGCCACCTTTCATATAGGCTACTTTTTCTTCATCACTCATAGCATCCATATTATCTGAGTTCTCTGATTGATTGTTGCTCAGGTTACAGCCCGTGAGCACAAATGTACAGATCAGTAGAACCCATATGCCTTGTAATTTCATAAAAA from Petrocella atlantisensis includes:
- a CDS encoding DMT family transporter, with the protein product MYKLLAMFSGMTVAIMILSNGLLVESIGDTPALLFIHITGLMGALLLFYSNKGSWTTLKGIPFFYLLGGVTGVASVYFTNLAFLSIGATVTLMLSLVGRIVTSTIIDHYGLMGMKKYPFVPLKLLGLALISVGALFLIMF
- a CDS encoding DMT family transporter; this translates as MIFFVALLTGVSIVIAMVQNAKLADYIGIKQCTVMNYVTGLTTVTFIFIILGASLGFISKLSSTHALAYFGGLMGIIVVTTSTVIIRKLSIIAATMLMYAGQLMMGIFIDYLRDIDLSLGKIFGCILIIAGVYFNTLVDQRLAKIPRVENTSMPMDL
- a CDS encoding DnaJ domain-containing protein, which encodes MIQVLTGIISGILSLGFSLMTLIFNLVLAIIVIMIMTAKGRNGMLWGIATFFFPWMIFIVLLIPRKIPKFKSYLKDEPAFAGLNPVVASIMGLAAIVAKSDGHVSTKEIQIIRQYIAMNFRITGSEFNAYEKAFNYGKDHPEAYVEFARVVRTYHNRRDVVLSISYLLVSLVMHDQKMTDSDEKLLVKILAELGLTEYEYMSIKRYFSQNARQQSYGYDSYNGYADRSRASSVDLVSKYSKVLGVSEKADLMEIKKAYRKLAKEHHPDKMSSDGMPEDYKQYANQRIVEINEAYEYLKKVKTA
- a CDS encoding flavin reductase family protein, with the protein product MGKIKWKPGNMIYPLPAVMVSCGKDEEEHNIITVAWTGTICTNPPMTYISIKPERHSYEIIKRNKAFVINLTTEALLRATDYCGVRSGKNENKIKKMKLNLIQTEEVQAPLIEESPVNIICEVVEIKKLGSHDMFIAKILSVYVDEKLMDGQGKFHLDAAKLFAYSHGVYYSLGEKLGTFGYSVKKKSKTKSKQLKQKKGFNEAVTK
- a CDS encoding CDIF630_02480 family spore surface protein, with amino-acid sequence MSQNDNKEYGSTKTEAWADSKEFDPETNVNQPSIDAVEDAKEWVEENEK